A single genomic interval of Flavobacteriales bacterium harbors:
- a CDS encoding gliding motility-associated C-terminal domain-containing protein, translating into MKNIVATFIFIATTLPLLAQKGKNGSLTVSNTTIVNEFTSLVNDANTGDTQLTLTQTTLNNNNRFNSPLSPGDLILIIQMQGASVNASAEPWTGNGIYGLPLSPQWGEITNYNNCGNYELAEVATVNSATVITLRCSLKYDYTASGKVQIVRVPRFTTLTVNDTLSTEQWNGTTGGICAIEVDGDLNINANGVINATGLGFRGGTSGLYNNIWGSGDFASIDPTHGGMKGEGIAGYTTDYTPMGGQYGRGAPANGGGGSASHNAGGGGGANAGDIINWQNGVGVPNVNYNAAWGLETPTIANISASGGGRGGYTYSSNNQNANTTPPGDFAWGSDNRRNQGGLGGRPLDYSNNRLFFGGGGGSGELNDSENEGANGGNAGGLIYISTYGNINGAGKIEANGENGEDVFTNNPPTFSYAGNDGAGGAGAGGTIKIENITGSTIGGVTINANGGNGGNQQLQRGLFFFNLIDEAEGPGGGGGGGYVSIPTNTATINVNGGVNGVTNSDALTEFPPNGATSGANGLVANGSSVINLQANGDTICMGNSTTLTANILPTLPTNSTIIWYDNAYNMIGTGTNFSTGTITNDTLFHVGVCPGNLSVAVSVIIGASFSADTNNLQLTNEHCNSADGSITGINIIGGSLPLTYSWNGTPTNNLDTNSLSSGSYQLIVTDNDGCSSEIGTYTLINETGPSIDNSSLNTQHETCNNNNGALTGITTNGGSAPYLYTWNGNSSPLAISNLSADTYTLVVTDTYGCSDSSSYIINNIQGPSIDTSALLITPESCENSNGAISNISVQNGSGPFEYNWSNNDTTLAIDNLTTGNYTLIVNDVNNCIDSITFFVNELGFPNAGFTLNDSVFYTDEAFSIMNSASSDVVNWNYNAGNNTTHNSPNPTMVYAIPGTYQICQNVTNNSGCEASFCTIITIIEEQLPLVIPNVLTPNGDHQNDIFTIINLTEHTSLQIMDRWGTIVFQANPYQNDWDGKHTNGQSLSEGTYFYILENENETKTGYFSLIK; encoded by the coding sequence ATGAAAAACATTGTTGCAACGTTTATATTTATCGCTACTACTCTCCCCCTATTGGCTCAAAAAGGCAAAAATGGTAGTTTAACTGTTTCCAATACTACTATTGTAAATGAATTTACATCACTTGTGAATGATGCGAACACAGGAGATACGCAATTAACACTAACACAAACAACTTTAAATAATAATAACCGCTTTAATTCCCCGCTTTCACCTGGCGATTTAATTCTAATTATCCAAATGCAAGGGGCTAGTGTTAATGCTTCAGCTGAACCATGGACAGGAAACGGAATCTATGGGCTTCCATTATCACCACAATGGGGTGAAATTACGAATTATAACAATTGTGGAAACTATGAATTAGCAGAGGTTGCAACTGTTAACTCAGCTACTGTCATTACACTTAGATGTAGCTTAAAATATGATTATACGGCTTCAGGAAAAGTTCAAATTGTAAGAGTACCTCGTTTTACTACACTTACTGTAAACGACACCTTATCTACTGAACAATGGAATGGAACGACTGGAGGAATATGTGCTATTGAAGTAGATGGAGATCTCAATATCAATGCTAATGGAGTTATTAATGCTACTGGACTTGGTTTTCGAGGTGGAACTTCAGGATTATATAACAATATATGGGGTTCTGGAGACTTTGCTTCAATAGATCCAACCCACGGCGGGATGAAAGGAGAAGGTATTGCTGGATATACCACAGATTATACGCCTATGGGAGGACAATATGGAAGAGGAGCTCCTGCCAATGGAGGTGGAGGTAGCGCTTCTCATAATGCTGGTGGAGGTGGAGGTGCCAATGCTGGAGACATAATAAATTGGCAGAATGGCGTTGGAGTACCTAATGTAAACTATAATGCTGCTTGGGGGCTTGAAACACCAACAATTGCTAATATTTCGGCTTCAGGAGGAGGAAGAGGTGGCTATACCTATTCATCCAATAATCAAAATGCAAATACAACGCCTCCAGGCGATTTTGCTTGGGGCTCTGATAACAGAAGAAATCAAGGAGGTTTAGGAGGTAGACCTTTAGATTATTCCAACAATCGTCTATTTTTCGGAGGTGGCGGTGGATCAGGAGAACTTAATGATAGCGAAAATGAGGGAGCCAATGGAGGAAATGCTGGCGGCCTAATTTATATTTCAACTTATGGTAACATCAATGGTGCTGGAAAAATTGAAGCAAACGGTGAAAATGGTGAAGATGTATTTACCAATAACCCTCCTACTTTTAGTTATGCTGGAAATGATGGAGCTGGAGGAGCTGGAGCTGGAGGAACAATAAAAATAGAAAACATTACAGGTTCAACTATTGGAGGAGTAACAATTAATGCTAATGGTGGAAACGGAGGAAATCAACAACTTCAAAGGGGACTATTCTTTTTTAACTTAATTGACGAAGCTGAAGGTCCTGGTGGTGGCGGCGGTGGTGGCTATGTGTCAATACCAACTAATACCGCTACAATTAATGTTAATGGAGGAGTAAATGGTGTTACCAACTCTGATGCTCTTACCGAATTCCCCCCTAATGGAGCCACTAGTGGCGCTAATGGATTAGTAGCTAATGGTAGCTCTGTAATTAATCTTCAAGCTAATGGAGACACTATTTGTATGGGAAATTCAACAACTTTGACTGCTAATATTCTACCTACACTTCCTACAAATTCTACAATAATTTGGTATGATAATGCGTATAATATGATCGGAACAGGAACCAATTTTTCAACTGGAACAATCACCAATGATACACTCTTTCATGTAGGAGTTTGTCCAGGAAACCTTTCTGTCGCTGTTTCAGTTATAATAGGAGCTTCGTTTTCAGCCGACACTAATAATCTACAACTCACAAATGAACATTGTAATAGTGCCGACGGTAGCATTACGGGAATTAACATTATTGGAGGTTCATTACCCCTTACCTATTCTTGGAATGGAACCCCGACCAATAATTTAGACACCAACAGCCTTTCCTCAGGAAGCTATCAACTGATTGTTACAGATAATGACGGTTGTTCTTCAGAAATTGGAACCTATACTCTAATTAATGAAACTGGTCCAAGCATTGATAACAGCTCACTGAACACTCAACATGAAACGTGCAATAATAATAATGGAGCCCTAACAGGTATTACAACTAATGGAGGCTCTGCCCCATACCTTTACACATGGAATGGTAACTCCTCTCCACTTGCAATCTCTAATTTGAGTGCTGATACTTACACTTTAGTTGTAACAGATACTTATGGATGTAGCGACTCATCAAGTTATATCATTAACAATATACAAGGTCCATCAATTGACACCTCTGCTCTGCTCATTACTCCTGAAAGTTGTGAAAATTCGAATGGAGCCATTTCAAACATTAGTGTTCAAAACGGTAGTGGTCCTTTTGAATATAACTGGTCCAACAATGATACGACATTAGCTATTGATAACTTGACGACAGGAAACTATACTTTAATTGTTAATGATGTTAACAACTGTATAGACTCTATCACATTCTTTGTTAATGAATTAGGATTCCCTAATGCAGGGTTTACACTCAATGATTCTGTTTTTTATACTGATGAAGCATTTTCTATAATGAATTCTGCTAGTTCAGATGTTGTCAATTGGAATTATAATGCGGGAAATAATACAACTCACAATTCTCCTAATCCAACAATGGTATATGCTATCCCTGGGACTTATCAAATTTGTCAAAACGTTACCAATAATAGTGGTTGTGAAGCCAGCTTTTGTACAATTATAACCATCATCGAAGAGCAACTTCCGTTAGTAATCCCCAATGTACTTACACCAAATGGTGATCATCAAAACGATATTTTTACAATTATCAATTTAACTGAGCATACTTCTCTTCAAATTATGGATAGATGGGGAACTATTGTTTTCCAAGCTAACCCTTATCAAAATGATTGGGATGGCAAGCATACCAATGGGCAAAGTTTATCTGAAGGAACATATTTCTATATTTTAGAAAATGAAAATGAAACAAAAACGGGATATTTTAGCTTGATCAAGTGA